One Betta splendens chromosome 5, fBetSpl5.4, whole genome shotgun sequence genomic window, tgtcagacacaaacacacttggtcCAAATATAGTGGAAAGACGGGAAAGTGCAAACATTGTTCACAGACAGGTTGGTATTTACATATAATGACAGCTAAAGACAATAATAAGCCGAATACATTTGTTAAACTATATTCATGACACAACTGTAATTACACTCGCTGATAATAGTAAAAATTGATAGTTGAAATGCAGCAGTGCAGGACATGTATGTGCGTTTCGACACACGTGTGAAGTGACTTGTTCTGACGACCTTCCGCTTCCAGGACCACCGCTCCACCGCGTCATCAAACGGTCTCTGCGCCCAACGCAGCCCCTGCGGGAGCGGTGGCCGGCTGACGTCCTGCTCAAGGGCACACCTGGTTCCAGAGGCAGGGACCAACCCGGGGACCTTTTTCTCTAACAAGCTGATGTTGTACCCGCAGAGCGACCGGGCGGCAGCGTGGTCACGTCACGAACGCACGTTTTTAACACTtcattaaaagcacaaacggGCCGTTTGGCGCAGTGGTTTGCGTGTCGCGCTCCCCACGCTCAGATCGTGCGTCGTGAAAACTGGGCAAATCAACCATGCGAAGCGTTCGTTGTAGCGACCCCTGACGGGAAAAAGCCGGAAGGCGTTAGcgatttatattttattctcCACTGAAGCAGTTTTGAAAAAATGTGACTTAAGCTTTTGTGTTGAGTCAAAATCATTCAAGTGGACGGATTTTTTGGgggataaaaaataataaaaacgtgAGTGTCTCGGTCTTCGTTACTCTGCTGGCgatttgtctgtgtgttattGCATCTTATacccagcagagggcgccagtCCCCTCTCTCTGAGCTTTGTCACCAAGAGACCAGTATCAAGGTTATGATAAGAAATACCCTTTTTTGTCAGATTAGACCTGCTCTCACATCTGTATGAACACATTATGCTTGATTTATATGTGCCATGCAACAGTTAGGACCAGTGAGCGTGTTTCCCCTGAGGGAAAAATACACATATCTTTCTATGTGAATGTGTTGCTTTGAATAAGTTGTAAATGCATGAGTgttaaattcatttttaaatcttttctttgtttactACAAATACTGTATTAAACACATCCAGTTTAATTAGAAGAAGACTgaatcattttgttttaatagcAGCTGATTGTTTTGTCTAAGTGGTGCATTCTCCTTGTTGCACTTCTTCCTTGAGGCACAGAATATTTGAGCGATGGGGACTTGTTTTTTAGAGAAAGCTTTGATTTAAAATTGCAGGAAAACTTTAAGTTCCACGCTTGCTCACCACCATCAATACAAAGACTTGAAGAATTAATTAAGTTCCGAGTCAACAGTAATGGTGCTTTTGGTTAAACCTGTGCTTCTCGATGAGTCACGTGTAAAACATTCTTTACTCTGTTTgcatgaaaacaacacattagtCAATGAAAGTAAATCACTTTAAACTGGTGTGCATGGGTTCTATTGGGCCCCACCAGTCACTTTGGCTTTCACAGGTGCAACTCTTGCATgttctggaaaaaaacacaacagtccaACACACATCGAGCCCCCAGCCCAGTACATGCtgcctgctgagctgctgcacaaaggGTTAAAACACAGACACCGTGAGGCCCTTCCCTTTGTTACTTTACATTTCAGTCAACGTGTCCTAAACTAGGACCAGCTGAATCACATGTTCCTCCCTGTGTCAACTCACCTGGCAGCACTTACACACACTTCACCCAAACACCTGCCGCCTTTTTGTGTGCCTTCTGAAGAGGTGTCAACCTCTAGTTAGCTACAAATAGCTAGTTACTAATGGTAAACATAGTTGTATTATTGATTTATGAACCTTTAAATTGACTTATTATGATTGTTCAGTGACCTATTATTTGAAAAAACCTAATCCTCTACTGTAGGCAGTAGATCTTGTTTGTGTATCGTGTACTCTATTCAAGTGTAGTTCACCAGTTTCCAGGAAATACTGGGTTTACTTCATTCTTGTCTAGTGAAGGAAAGCTGCCCAAACACTGTACATATGGTTTATTCAGCAACACCCTGCttcatgtttattgtatttgctctcacacacacacagcttatgCACACGcttgtgcgcgcgcgcacacacacacacacacacacacacacacacctgggagTTGCCCAGAACTACTGGTCTTCTTCTGCTCACCACAATGGGCTAGTTAGAGTATTTCCTGTAGTAACCCATGTTGAGGGAACGTGGGACTTCAACAGAAAGCTACAGTAAACCACAGTTTTTTTGGACTCTGGCATCTGGTTGCATAGAAAACAACAGTCAGATTGTGAAATACTGCAAACATAAAGCCAAACATGGAACTGTTAAGTGTGGGCATGATTTGCACTTTGGGCAGAAGCTTCACAACATGTAAAAACAGAGCAAGCCGCAggtatttactttattttttgcCTAAACCACGATAGCTTGTGTGCAAGCCCCGGCAAAATTAAAAAGCTCTGCAGGAAGAGATGTTTGAAAACTGTTTACTATACTTCAGATGATTAAATGACAGCTCATTAATAtgcaagaataaaaataaagctggTAAAAGGACTAAACATAAACTTCTacatattttgaaaaaaatgtttattaatttaacaagcatagaaaacaacaaatcatTTTTCAAACAACCAATGCAGTTTCAGTGCAACTCCAAAATATACATCTTCAGCAGGGCATGTTAATCCAAGGTACTCACATCAGAAACAGCCATTTAAATAATTCTTTCGATTATCATTCGATAATTGTCCTGGCCAGAGGAAGCTCACAAGTGATACCTTCTTGAGGTAAAACTGTACACATCCAAACATTTAACATACGAAACAAAGACTTACATCACAaatcaaatattaaatacataacCGAAAACATAAGTACTACAGCACAATACAAATCAATGCATTTGTAAACAAAGTCTGTAAACATAAAAGAAGTACGTCATTATAGATATTTGGCTTGTAAATTTTAATACCAAGCTGATGCACCGTATCCTATAATTTATTCATATAAGACAGTATTTGGTGTGCAAGTGTAGCAAACTGTTAAAAGGTGAAGAATGTGAAACTCTGGACACCATTTTTATCCTTAAAGTGTCCACAGCCAAAGCATGGACAAACCTAGAGGACGCTTACTGGATTAAAAAGACTGCTGTCTCTAATCCTTTGGCCTCAGGTAAGGACCGACAACATAGTTCTTCCTCCTTTAACTATATATGCATAACATACACAAAGTCACTCGCAGAAACTGTTAATTTAAGACAGGATTAGCAGGGCACAGCAGTGAAACAATGACAAGCGCTCAAGTATGGCACTCCCAGATATGGACTGATTGGAGTTTAGGCCCTTGTGACTGGAAGATACTGAAGCTTGTGTGTGGCACAACAGGCTGAGGACAAGCTTCTTATTAAAAACTGGCCTCCCAATCAAAAGGTACACTGTGTCAGGAATCGCAGCATCAATATGACCAATACAATACCGACGACTGAGGGCTTTATGTGTTTGTACCGACTTCAGCTTAGGCTTATTACAAATTGCTTAAAAATTATTCTGTATACTGTAGCGCACAACTAAAGAATCATCCTTTTatcgaggtagccagtttcttAAGTTCAACATTGACATCTTCGGTCTCTGGATTTCGTTTTATCTCCTTTTCTTGTGCTACAAATATACTGCTACATAAAACTGAACAGCAGTGACACTTACAAGTCATATTCCCAGTTTGGTTCAGTGATCCAGTGAGGAAGGTTGTGAACTGTCAAAAAAGTTCATTTCTATTGCAACTTTCCTATATCGTTGATTCAATTAACTAAATGATTCGCACTCTGAAGATTACCATTTGAATTCATCTTTTGGAGTCCCTTATGGAAGTATACACAAGTTAGTATGTTAGTATCACATACTGCTACAGTAGGATATATAGAACTGCTGCTGTGTAATAAATAATGCAGTAATATATCAACGTGCTAGAACGTCACATTTTATAAAGATAACCTTAACCAAATGTGCCCTTTCATGTGCCGTTGTGCCATTTCTTCCATTGTTGGATTTTGAAAAGCACTTAAACTCTCAGTCAGCACTTAGACAATAAAGGATGCAACTGTTACAGCAAGCTTTTTTGcttattacagtatatgcaagATACACCTTTCTGTTTAAGCAACTTGTGTTAGTTTTATCAGAAAACTGGAACTCCGTGTTTTCACAGCATACGCTGATAGGTGACCAGTGACCAGGTATCATACAACACTTCCAACTTCTCCACAAGGTTCATAGGGGCTGAGGGACTCATACTAgccaaaaaaattaaatgtgagcatgaatgtgtgttgtctgtgcttTTACAGTGAACATGGTGAGCAAAGGCATGGTCACAGGTTAAAGGGGAACTCACTACTGAATTACACAGGGTGGGTTCAAGCTGTGGAGCATGTTGTGTTTATAGCCATTTCATAATCAGTGATGTCAAAGCAGGTGTTCTCCATCCACTGTCGAAAGcagacacctgctgtgacattACTGTTGGaacaatgttttaatatttcaacCCACGCAGTACAGCAGCACTTTTCCACCTGTGTGAATCAGTGTTGAGTTACCCTTTAAGGCTTCTCTCCCTCGTATCTCAGCATGGTTTGTGCACCCTCTTCATTGGCGTTCTCACACTGTTCATCTCCCTGTCTACCTAATGCACTCCTCCTCTGATGGAGACTCTGATTCTTCATTCTCACTGTCATCCAACTCAGGAAGATCTCCCCATAGGAGGAGATTCAGACCTGCAGAAACGGTATACGGCTGTAAAAAGCCCTGTGGAACACATTGAAATTGCAAAGCATTTTGAAATTTATTAAAGAGGACATATTACTGACCTGTTGCATCCAGTCTGTTGAGTGTTGATACAGCATCGCTATTGAACATCCAAAAATGTCCGTTGTTGCAGGAAAGCAGGCAGGGTTTACAAGGGGCCACCACGTGATAGCCCACCACATTACCActgggagcaggagggagagggtATAAAGAAGAAGTGTGTGTCAGCACTTTACTGGAAAGTGCTAAATCCACTAGTGGCTCTCTATTATCTAacagctgtttgcttttgctctgtgtacaacaacaaaagcagggGAATGCAATAGAGCTCCATGAAGCCTCACTGTATTGCCAAATTAGTTGCTTTAGAATAAGATCAGATGGGTCGTACGGTATTATAACAATGTGTACACAGACGTGACAATAATGATTATTGATTTAATCAGAAACTATTTTGAAAACTGACTGGTAGATCAAATATTCAAAACAGACTGGTTAAGACTTCACAgcttttttcagttttgttttttgtgtaaatgtaataaaattcgAAATCTGGACGGTTGCAGACACATAACTTCATTCAAAGAAATATGACTTTGGATTTGggttgtttattaaaataaactaaagaATTAACTCAATAATactcacataaaataaaaattggcAGCATTATACTAAGGTGTTTAAACTGTAATACGATAACCAGCTATGTAGGGACTACTTGTTCCCTGTGCTAACTGTAgtatgtgtctctgtgtttacatCAGCAGATGGTGTTCTCATAGCTGTGTGCTATGGAGCTTTACTTACCACTTAAGACATGCAATATCTCTCAGTTTGCATTTGCAGCTTTCAGTGGAGTAGCAGCTGGCCACAAAGTCAACAGTCCTGGGGAAGGGAGCATGTCACGAGAAACAAACATGATAGTACGTCACATTTTACGTCTTTATTGCTTTATCCGTGTCACCTTCGATTACAATAACGTCTTTAATTTATGTCTTCCTTAAGATGTTCAGTTTACGTCAGATGCAGGTTTCTGGTAGTGCCCTGGCAGCAACAGCACATATAAACAAAGGTTAGCAGCAATGCTAACTGACTAGCACTCACCTATTGGGAGGTATATCCGTAGAAAAAAGCTCAACCTCGGTATCTGCGAGAAGCACCGCTTTCATGCCTCTTGTGCAGAGAAGACTGTCGCAAAAGACACAGTTTACCTGTGTCACACACTTGTTTTTGAAATTAGCGTTGGATGTAGACATTGTTGTCCTGCTAAAATGGACGAACTCTCTCGTTCTTTCTGTCTTCAGACCGCAAatgcagcaaaaagaaaaagaaaaaaaacaagagtccGACACTGGCGTTGCCCACTATTCGCGCAGGTCCAAAAACAACAGTATTGAGAATTTTAATCGATTAAACATTAACTTGACAAGCGTTGGCGGTACCTCTAACGGTCTTCTGTAAGCGTTAGCTAGCCGTATCCTGTCGAGAAAACGTAAagcagctaacgttagctggtGTGACAAACGCACGGTAATGTCTAAATCTGAGGCGCGATATTCAATTTAAATGTGACTCTTGTTTGTAGTTTTGGTAGCTCAACTAGACTGTCGCACAGTGCTGCTTCAGCACCCTTCAGATATAGTCAACAGCTAACTAAATGGCTGTCAGCTTTGTTTACAACTTCCTGGTATTTAACAGTA contains:
- the fam72a gene encoding protein FAM72A — translated: MSTSNANFKNKCVTQVNCVFCDSLLCTRGMKAVLLADTEVELFSTDIPPNRTVDFVASCYSTESCKCKLRDIACLKCGNVVGYHVVAPCKPCLLSCNNGHFWMFNSDAVSTLNRLDATGLNLLLWGDLPELDDSENEESESPSEEECIR